A single region of the Silene latifolia isolate original U9 population chromosome 8, ASM4854445v1, whole genome shotgun sequence genome encodes:
- the LOC141597132 gene encoding cation/calcium exchanger 4-like, protein MRNPRFRVLFSIISIIVMFTLLYDSSLAEKRSVRSMFHVYRVKLKHRRNMQELHETSSDDKGIKLMDLQVCPEFYEHEGYKNKCDYLIANPDCTSDGFFNYIKFFYCNCQNYSFLGYFVLGSWLVVLFYLLGSTASNYFCCSLETFSNLLKMSPTIAGVTLLPLGNGASDVFASIAAFMGTGSGDVGLNGVLGADVFITCIVVGVVCLSIAKKKVQIDKKCFIRDVCFLLFTISCLTLIIVIGKVTLLGAIAFLSIYVCYVVFVAFTEVWRKKGSVSKSDSFDLFLPLVGNPISDENEWDEEEQSKAPLVGPNPSDLPDSICMNNLRLPVWGWFNEEQQSKFSFSNLCWLLEMPLNVPRRLTIPIIEEDRWSKMYAIASAFLAPVLLAFLWNTRENTDPFSGKIAYFIGSGTGFILSVLASVYTKTDHPPRRFLFPWIIGGFFMSIIWFYIVADELVSLLVSLGTILGINPSMLALTILAWGNSMNDLMSNSSFAMNDSKGVQIAMSGCYAGPMFNTLIGLGVSLVLGAWSTGSEPYLVPQDAGLFLTIGFLTAGLIYALIVLPQNDMRPNKVLGIGLIVIYVVFLSIRISMAVGFGSLDSL, encoded by the coding sequence atgagaaatcCTCGATTTCGGGTTCTGTTTAGTATAATATCTATCATAGTAATGTTCACATTGTTGTATGATTCTTCATTAGCTGAAAAAAGAAGTGTGAGAAGTATGTTTCATGTGTATAGGGTGAAACTGAAACATAGAAGAAATATGCAAGAATTGCATGAAACTTCATCAGATGATAAGGGTATTAAGTTAATGGATTTACAAGTATGTCCTGAATTCTATGAACATGAAGGTTATAAAAACAAATGTGATTATTTAATTGCTAATCCAGATTGTACTTCAGATGGGTTTTTCAATTACATCAAATTTTTCTACTGTAATTGTCAAAATTACAGTTTCTTAGGTTACTTTGTTCTTGGTTCATGGCTTGTTGTACTGTTCTATTTACTAGGAAGCACAGCATCTAATTACTTCTGTTGTTCACTCGAGACATTTTCAAATCTGCTTAAAATGTCACCCACTATTGCAGGGGTGACATTACTCCCTTTAGGAAATGGAGCATCTGATGTATTTGCAAGTATTGCTGCGTTCATGGGAACGGGTTCAGGCGATGTTGGCCTAAATGGTGTTCTTGGTGCTGATGTTTTCATAACTTGTATTGTTGTCGGAGTTGTTTGTCTTAGTATCGCCAAAAAGAAGGTCCAAATCGATAAGAAATGCTTCATTAGGGACGTTTGCTTCCTTCTCTTCACCATATCCTGTCTTACATTGATTATAGTTATCGGGAAGGTGACGCTTTTGGGTGCAATAGCTTTTCTCTCCATATATGTTTGTTATGTTGTATTTGTTGCCTTTACTGAGGTATGGAGGAAAAAGGGCAGCGTTTCAAAATCGGACAGTTTTGACCTATTCCTTCCTCTTGTGGGAAATCCCATTTCCGATGAAAATGAATGGGATGAGGAAGAGCAATCCAAGGCCCCATTAGTTGGTCCGAATCCCAGTGACCTTCCTGATTCAATTTGTATGAACAATCTTCGTCTGCCTGTGTGGGGTTGGTTTAATGAGGAACAGCAATCCaagttttcattttcaaacctgtGCTGGTTACTTGAGATGCCATTAAACGTTCCTAGAAGACTAACAATCCCGATCATTGAAGAGGATCGGTGGTCTAAAATGTACGCGATTGCAAGTGCATTCTTAGCCCCGGTGCTTTTGGCTTTTCTGTGGAACACCAGGGAGAACACAGATCCATTCAGTGGGAAAATCGCGTACTTCATAGGCTCTGGTACTGGATTCATTCTCAGTGTTCTTGCTTCTGTTTACACAAAAACCGATCACCCGCCTCGTAGATTCTTATTCCCATGGATAATTGGTGGATTCTTCATGAGTATCATCTGGTTTTACATAGTTGCAGATGAGCTGGTTTCTTTGCTGGTTTCATTAGGTACAATATTGGGTATCAATCCATCAATGTTGGCCTTAACAATATTGGCATGGGGAAACTCGATGAATGATCTAATGTCAAACTCATCATTTGCAATGAACGACAGTAAAGGAGTACAGATCGCAATGTCAGGATGTTATGCAGGTCCAATGTTCAACACATTAATAGGATTGGGAGTTTCTTTAGTGCTTGGAGCCTGGTCTACAGGTTCCGAACCATATTTGGTACCTCAAGACGCTGGTTTGTTCTTGACAATTGGGTTTCTCACAGCCGGCCTCATCTATGCGCTCATTGTATTGCCTCAAAATGATATGCGGCCGAATAAGGTTTTGGGtatcggtctcattgttatttatgTCGTGTTTCTTTCGATTAGGATTAGTATGGCTGTTGGTTTTGGTTCACTTGACAGCTTGTAA